The genomic segment CGATTCCAGCACCGGCATCATGGCAAATTCATTCACCCAACCTTCAAACACACCAGGCAACTTTACCAGCCAGCCCTGATCCTGCCAGACCGCCGTGGGTGCTTCCGGTAACAGCTGGGTTTCCGGTATCAGCTCGCGCACGCTGAGGTGTAAATGTTCGGCTTGCTCCAGCAAGCGTTCGACCAGATCGCAGGAGGCTACGTAGGCCCGTGCCCGGATTCCTATCTTGCCAGCTGGAACGATGAGGTATTCACTGATGTCGTTGATCAGGTTTTCTTCCAACGCAAAAGGTAAGGCCCGCGCCAGATGTCGGCCAGATACACCTGGCAGCTCGATCCAGTGACAGCTGTAATTGGCGGCCGACAGCACCATGCGTATCTGGGTCAGCTCGGGCTGTTCTGCAGCCCAGCTTTCAAGGCTGCGAGCCGGGCCGGCATTGCTGCTGATATCCGTCACCAGCCACTGGGCGTCACGCCCGTGCCAGCTCACTTTGATTGTGTTCATGCTGTTTCTCGCTGCATATCACTTACGCTTAGGTTTAATTGGTCAATACGTTCTGGTTGGGCAACTCTGGTAAACGTCTTGCCTCCCGACGGGAATAGTCGCGATACAGGGTGCTGAAGTTGCCATTACCGGCATCCCGTTTCAGCAGGAATTCACAGGTGCCAGACCAGTCGCCGGAGGTGCCTATATCTACCCGACCAAACACTTCAAAATATTCTGTCTTGATGGTGAAATCATCCGCTGACCATTTGTTTTTGGCGGTGCTGGATGAGCTTGTACTGCTGTTTTGATTGTCAGAGTCGTCAGTATTGTCTGTTGTGCTGTTGTCTTCACCTGAAGCAAAACCTTTGACGGCATCCAGCGCCATAAAATCACTGACACTGGCCAGGCCGCTATCACCACGAGCGGTAACAACCGCTTGTGCATCGGCAATGGAGAAGTTCGCATCCAGTGCGGACATCACCAGCTCCGACGCGGTATTGATATTGAGCTGGGTGGTCACCGGCAGGCACACCACATAGGGTTCCAGGGCAGTATAGGTATCGAGATCGACGCCTTCGAGCAACATCAGATCCGAGGTATGTTTGCACGTATGGTAGGCTGGCCGATAGGACGGCTCCAGGCTGAGATAATCGTTCTCGACCTGGCTGTCGGCGTCCATCCAGTTAGCCAGTCGCCCGGCGATATCAACATCCAGCCCCAGTTCATTCAGCAGATTATAAAAGCGCTGTTGCCACACGGTATGATTGTTAGCAGCCGGTGCCAACCAGTTGAGATTGAATTTACCCTGGGCATCGGCAATACGAACAAACACCAGACCGTTATCCATCGGGAAGGTACGATCAATAGCCCAATCTTCCAGCCCATGGTCGATATCCGGGTCATTCTCCCAATCCAGATACAGGCCACTACGGACAACGCTGTCGACGCCTTGCAACAGCACCCGCGCTTGCTGTCGTGCCAGTTGCGCCGTGGCACGCTGTATATCCCGCGACTGGCGCTCAATCAGCACCGTTGCCAAAACGCTGACTACGGCAAAAATCAGCAGCACAATCAGCAAGGCTATTCCGGTTTGTTGGCGGCGCATCAGAGATCCTCGCCATCATGGGGAAGGACCCAGAGTCGCGTTGCATCACCAATCACCGGCAAGGTCATTTCCCAGCGCAGACCTTGTGGGATGACGGATTCATTACTGCTCTGCAATACCGGCCAGCTGCTGTACCACTCCGAGCCAGTGCGTTCGCCATCACTACTGATGGTATCGGCCAGCAAGGATATTTGCAGTCCATCTATCTGATCCAGTACCACCATACTTCTTGGCTCGCTGTCGTAACCACGATCCAGTACCGGCCAGACATAACGCACCAGACAATCACCCTCAGGTTCTTCTATTCCCCAACCAGCGAGTCGACGCCTGGCCGCCTCACAGGTATCGCTGTCGATGCTTTCCAGCCGGTAGGCAATACGCTGTAATTCCGAGCGAGGATTTTCTATCCCGGGCCGATTGCGCCAGCCGGTGCGGGTCAGCTCCAGCAGGTAATCGCCATCTTCGAGCCGCAGCGATGATTGCTCATCGCCGTACTCAT from the Candidatus Thalassolituus haligoni genome contains:
- the gspK gene encoding type II secretion system minor pseudopilin GspK; the encoded protein is MRRQQTGIALLIVLLIFAVVSVLATVLIERQSRDIQRATAQLARQQARVLLQGVDSVVRSGLYLDWENDPDIDHGLEDWAIDRTFPMDNGLVFVRIADAQGKFNLNWLAPAANNHTVWQQRFYNLLNELGLDVDIAGRLANWMDADSQVENDYLSLEPSYRPAYHTCKHTSDLMLLEGVDLDTYTALEPYVVCLPVTTQLNINTASELVMSALDANFSIADAQAVVTARGDSGLASVSDFMALDAVKGFASGEDNSTTDNTDDSDNQNSSTSSSSTAKNKWSADDFTIKTEYFEVFGRVDIGTSGDWSGTCEFLLKRDAGNGNFSTLYRDYSRREARRLPELPNQNVLTN
- the gspJ gene encoding type II secretion system minor pseudopilin GspJ codes for the protein MMHRPLGFTLLEVIVAVAITASISVGSVQLLNTIIVARDSTEARSEQLVALQRLNAVVSRDVEQFINRPILDEYGDEQSSLRLEDGDYLLELTRTGWRNRPGIENPRSELQRIAYRLESIDSDTCEAARRRLAGWGIEEPEGDCLVRYVWPVLDRGYDSEPRSMVVLDQIDGLQISLLADTISSDGERTGSEWYSSWPVLQSSNESVIPQGLRWEMTLPVIGDATRLWVLPHDGEDL